CCATATCCCACCACATTCGGCAACTGACGCACAGCGGTTTGAGATCCCTCACACAACGCGATTTTCTCATGGAGGCATTCGAAGTTGCCGGCATCCGACCAAAGCAACTCCTTTATCCGTAGCTTCTCAATACTCATTTCGTATAACTATCCCTAGGGGTCGCTGGAAGCCTCCCCAGAGGATATTGCTTTGACACGATCCCTGATCAAGGTGACAAAGCTGGTAGATATCGACTTGCTGGGCCACTTGATTGTGACGCAGGAATCATTCACCAGGTTGCGGGATGCCACGAATGGCATTTGGGTTTAAGGTTCGCAATTAGATTGAATCTGGCCCTGTGTCAGATTCAATTTCTGCAACGATCGTCGCCATCTCATCTTCTAGCTGCTCCACGCTGGGCAAGCTACCTTGCAGCTCTGACGGCAAATCTTCCCGGAGAACATAGGAGGCGACACCGATCGGCTTTTCCAGATCTTGCAGGGCAAATTCGACGATCGTCCGATCTTTACTTCGACATAAAATAATTCCGATCGTTCGATTATCACCAGGCGTACAAAGCAGCTTATCCACAGCGGATACGTAGAAATTCATCTTGCCTGAGTACTCTGGTTCAAACTCCCGCATCTTCAGATCAATCA
The DNA window shown above is from Romeriopsis navalis LEGE 11480 and carries:
- a CDS encoding JAB domain-containing protein yields the protein MEASPEDIALTRSLIKVTKLVDIDLLGHLIVTQESFTRLRDATNGIWV